One Malus sylvestris chromosome 14, drMalSylv7.2, whole genome shotgun sequence DNA segment encodes these proteins:
- the LOC126600358 gene encoding pistil-specific extensin-like protein, with protein sequence MMRAMVVLLFAVVFIAMGCSSSHTVEAFNYEEPKTKTIHVGGKVLCQDCTQGWNEWVHGARPINGGKVSMTCMDERSRVVFYASDLTDEKGQFNLIMNKYTTNGKEVNANRCSLRLVSCPDATCNVPTNFGGGRSGVKLNRPSLVYRDLVKYTLGPFYYTSPMCEKPDTTRYDDRGNGRNY encoded by the exons aTGATGAGAGCCATGGTGGTGCTGTTATTTGCAGTGGTATTTATTGCCATGGGTTGCAGCAGCAGCCACACAGTTGAAGCTTTTAATTATGaagaacccaaaaccaaaaccatacATGTAGGTGGGAAAGTACTATGCCAAGATTGCACCCAAGGTTGGAACGAATGGGTTCACGGCGCCAGGCCCATCAATG GTGGGAAGGTGTCTATGACATGCATGGATGAGAGAAGCAGGGTTGTATTCTATGCAAGCGATCTGACAGACGAAAAAGGCCAATTCAACTTGATCATGAACAAGTACACAACCAACGGCAAAGAAGTGAATGCCAATCGATGCTCACTGAGGCTGGTGTCTTGCCCAGATGCCACGTGTAACGTTCCAACTAATTTCGGAGGAGGCCGGTCGGGAGTGAAGCTAAATCGGCCGAGTTTGGTGTATAGAGATTTGGTGAAGTACACTCTCGGTCCATTCTATTACACCAGTCCTATGTGCGAGAAACCTGACACTACTCGttatgatgatcgtggcaatgGACGTAACTACTAA